A genomic stretch from Halalkalibacillus sediminis includes:
- a CDS encoding FtsW/RodA/SpoVE family cell cycle protein produces MNNDNIQKPKLDSFLITVMTALVFIGCFTLYTLDGYLPSNLQGSMFYLKQGVWFLIGIVAIFMLMILDFDKYRKMAWPLYILGIGMLVGLFFLPWSLELNGALSWYVIAGQTVQPSEFMKLFLVILLAHVITSHNEKWTTKSLKYDLFLLGKIVLLTLPPLCLIFIQPDLGSALVIAAIAGFLILISGIRWRVLAIIAGITLLVGIALTYIYTAYNDQIVTLLEEQGFGHFVQRIEAWQNPHLYQDGSSMQVIKSMLAIGSGQLFGKGMMSFDVYVPERHSDMIFTAIAEQFGFIGSSVVIALYFLLIYRIIQIALECKDPFGTYLSIGVVGMLSYQIFQNIGMSIQLLPLTGLPLPFLSQGGTSLLVYMAAIGLILNVRSRQKQYMFEQEDD; encoded by the coding sequence ATGAACAACGACAATATACAAAAGCCGAAGCTTGATTCATTTTTAATTACAGTTATGACAGCGTTAGTATTCATCGGCTGTTTCACATTATATACACTGGACGGTTACCTTCCCTCAAACTTACAGGGGAGCATGTTCTACTTAAAGCAAGGTGTCTGGTTCTTAATTGGCATAGTTGCTATTTTTATGCTGATGATATTGGATTTCGATAAGTATCGTAAAATGGCATGGCCATTGTACATATTAGGAATCGGCATGCTTGTAGGATTGTTTTTTCTGCCTTGGAGTTTGGAACTGAACGGGGCGTTGAGTTGGTACGTGATTGCTGGACAGACAGTTCAACCATCAGAATTCATGAAGCTATTTCTGGTAATTCTTTTGGCGCACGTAATCACTTCACATAATGAGAAATGGACGACAAAAAGTTTGAAATACGACCTTTTCTTACTGGGGAAAATTGTACTCTTAACTTTACCTCCCCTTTGCCTGATTTTTATTCAACCTGACCTAGGTTCAGCTCTTGTAATCGCTGCAATTGCAGGATTTCTTATTTTGATATCAGGAATCAGGTGGCGCGTATTAGCAATTATTGCAGGTATAACTTTGCTGGTCGGAATAGCGCTGACATATATCTACACTGCTTATAATGACCAAATTGTTACCCTGCTTGAGGAACAAGGCTTTGGACATTTTGTCCAAAGAATTGAAGCATGGCAAAATCCTCATTTATATCAAGACGGTTCATCAATGCAAGTAATTAAATCTATGCTTGCGATAGGATCAGGGCAATTATTTGGCAAAGGCATGATGTCTTTTGATGTCTATGTGCCTGAGAGACATTCTGATATGATATTCACTGCAATTGCCGAGCAATTTGGTTTTATTGGCTCAAGTGTGGTAATTGCACTGTACTTTCTATTAATATATAGAATCATCCAAATTGCGTTAGAGTGTAAGGATCCATTTGGAACCTATCTAAGCATCGGCGTAGTCGGGATGCTTTCTTACCAAATCTTTCAGAACATCGGAATGTCTATTCAATTGCTACCATTAACAGGTTTACCATTGCCTTTCTTAAGTCAGGGCGGAACGTCTTTACTAGTTTATATGGCAGCGATCGGACTAATTCTGAATGTTCGATCACGACAAAAGCAATATATGTTTGAACAAGAAGATGACTAA
- the mgtE gene encoding magnesium transporter, translating to MERNKREEGVFMEPNHEEPKLEAFDKILVALENEQIDLFRSEFLELHPYDQASIFDEVTEDRRQQIYTYLSPQEMSEVIEHFDFEDVSPLIIEMNPTYAAHILAEMSTDDAVDIMNNFEKDQVASYLTLMHKEEADEIKDLLHYEEKTAGSIMTTEFVVVNKNMTIREAMVHLRTQAPDAETIYYVFVVDEDKHLVGVISLRDLIISEEDWLVSDIMSDRVVYVSVGEDQEVIAKIMRDYDFLALPVVDFKKHILGIITVDDIMDVMEEEASDDYSKLAAVSDMDRADLTPFDAAKKRLPWLIILLFLGMVTASLIGRFENTLDQVAILAVFIPVIAGMAGNTGTQALAVTVRGIATGDISKEGKLKRLKKETLTGLITGITCGLIITGVVMLWFGHVYLGMIVGFSILCSLIVATIAGSFLPLLMHKMNIDPAVASGPFITTINDIISIIIYFGTATIFMDLLI from the coding sequence ATGGAAAGGAATAAGAGGGAAGAGGGTGTCTTTATGGAACCGAATCACGAAGAGCCAAAACTCGAAGCTTTTGATAAAATTTTAGTAGCCTTAGAGAACGAGCAGATCGATTTGTTCCGTTCGGAATTTTTAGAGCTTCATCCTTACGATCAGGCATCGATTTTTGATGAAGTGACTGAAGATAGAAGACAACAAATATATACCTACCTTTCTCCTCAAGAAATGTCAGAGGTTATTGAGCATTTTGATTTTGAAGATGTTTCCCCTCTTATCATTGAAATGAACCCAACTTATGCTGCGCACATACTAGCTGAGATGTCTACAGATGATGCAGTAGATATAATGAATAACTTTGAAAAAGATCAGGTTGCAAGTTATTTGACACTTATGCATAAAGAAGAAGCCGATGAGATTAAAGATCTTCTTCATTATGAAGAGAAGACTGCAGGTAGTATCATGACAACAGAATTTGTTGTTGTGAATAAAAATATGACAATCCGCGAAGCAATGGTTCATCTCCGAACACAAGCTCCTGATGCTGAAACGATTTATTATGTGTTCGTCGTAGATGAAGATAAACATTTAGTTGGAGTTATTTCTCTTAGGGACCTTATTATTTCAGAAGAGGATTGGCTAGTCAGTGATATTATGAGTGACAGAGTAGTCTATGTTTCAGTTGGTGAAGACCAAGAAGTAATTGCTAAGATTATGCGTGACTACGATTTTTTAGCATTACCCGTAGTCGACTTCAAAAAGCATATTTTAGGGATTATCACTGTTGACGACATTATGGATGTCATGGAAGAAGAAGCAAGTGATGACTATTCAAAACTTGCTGCTGTTTCTGATATGGACCGTGCGGATCTAACACCATTCGATGCCGCTAAGAAACGTTTGCCTTGGTTGATTATCTTATTGTTCTTAGGGATGGTGACAGCCAGCTTGATTGGTCGTTTTGAAAATACATTAGATCAAGTAGCTATTCTTGCGGTGTTCATCCCAGTAATTGCGGGGATGGCTGGTAATACTGGAACTCAGGCGCTAGCCGTGACTGTGCGTGGTATTGCAACAGGAGACATTTCAAAAGAGGGCAAATTAAAACGTCTGAAGAAGGAAACTCTGACTGGACTCATTACGGGAATAACTTGTGGTCTTATTATAACTGGTGTAGTCATGCTTTGGTTCGGTCATGTCTATCTTGGGATGATTGTAGGATTCTCAATATTATGTTCTTTAATCGTGGCAACAATAGCAGGTTCTTTCCTTCCTTTATTGATGCACAAAATGAATATTGACCCAGCAGTAGCGAGTGGACCGTTTATAACGACCATCAACGATATTATTTCGATCATCATTTATTTTGGTACGGCTACTATTTTCATGGATTTATTGATATAA
- the fabI gene encoding enoyl-ACP reductase FabI has protein sequence MNFSLEGKTYVVMGVANKRSIAWGIAQALHDAGARLIFTYASERFEKSVRDLADSLDRDDSYFYECDVTDDEAIEKTFADIKNDVGVIHGLAHCIAFAKREDLQGEFIDTSRDGFLLAQNISAFSLAAVSRAAKDLMTEGGSIMTLTYLGGERVVQNYNVMGVAKASLDATVKYLANDLGKHGIRVNAISAGPIRTLSAKGVGDFNSILKEIEERAPLRKPVTQEEVGDAAYFLMSRLSRGITGEIIHVDSGYSILGR, from the coding sequence ATGAACTTTTCATTAGAAGGTAAGACTTATGTGGTAATGGGTGTAGCTAACAAGCGAAGTATTGCTTGGGGAATTGCACAAGCTTTACATGATGCAGGAGCTCGATTGATTTTTACTTATGCAAGTGAACGTTTCGAAAAATCTGTCAGAGACCTAGCTGATTCACTCGATAGGGATGACTCCTATTTTTATGAATGTGATGTCACCGATGATGAAGCAATTGAAAAGACATTCGCTGATATTAAAAATGATGTAGGGGTTATTCATGGTTTAGCACACTGCATCGCATTTGCGAAGAGAGAAGATCTGCAAGGTGAATTCATAGACACTTCTAGAGATGGGTTTTTATTAGCTCAGAATATCAGCGCATTTTCTTTAGCTGCAGTTTCACGAGCGGCGAAAGACCTAATGACTGAAGGCGGAAGCATCATGACTTTGACTTACTTAGGTGGAGAACGCGTCGTTCAAAACTACAATGTCATGGGTGTTGCCAAAGCGAGCTTGGATGCTACTGTAAAATATTTAGCAAACGACTTAGGAAAGCATGGAATCCGCGTAAACGCAATTTCAGCTGGGCCAATTCGTACACTGTCTGCTAAAGGTGTAGGTGACTTTAATTCAATTCTTAAAGAAATTGAAGAAAGAGCACCACTTCGTAAACCAGTAACTCAAGAAGAGGTCGGCGATGCAGCTTATTTCTTGATGAGTCGATTGTCACGAGGCATTACTGGGGAAATCATTCATGTAGATTCAGGATATAGTATCCTGGGTAGATAA
- a CDS encoding CotO family spore coat protein — translation MADRFTKPPVLYIAQKKEYLPNVSAQSFYYKTEDQVSSNSKKKKSGNRSNFQKFSLQEKLNYLKDMPSIIPKLTCEVSTGNGTYRGIVEEITQEVIVMRNQETLLKEKLLVSTVKDIRLLSF, via the coding sequence ATGGCAGATCGCTTTACGAAGCCTCCAGTGCTTTATATCGCCCAGAAGAAAGAATACTTACCAAACGTTTCAGCTCAATCCTTCTACTATAAAACTGAGGATCAAGTTTCATCCAATTCTAAGAAAAAGAAATCTGGCAATAGGTCGAACTTTCAAAAATTTAGTTTACAGGAGAAATTAAATTACTTGAAAGATATGCCTAGTATCATTCCTAAGTTGACATGTGAAGTATCAACAGGGAACGGAACATATAGAGGAATTGTTGAAGAAATAACTCAGGAAGTAATCGTAATGAGGAACCAAGAAACACTTTTGAAAGAAAAGCTTTTAGTTTCAACGGTTAAAGATATTAGATTGTTAAGTTTTTAA
- a CDS encoding CotY/CotZ family spore coat protein produces MSCRDEHRSENCVCDILRQIVDAQNDIVAEDCDISCKQSIEDLLGDTTSPTGLDTVPVLLYCKCDPFKGFAVQNNQQRTVVASFYFRVKKVDDDCCATLELLRDPSDSQQNYHDPTKQKTANLRGTGLCITVDLKCFCHVTCLPATRSIS; encoded by the coding sequence ATGTCTTGTCGCGATGAGCATCGTAGTGAAAATTGTGTGTGTGATATTCTTAGACAAATTGTGGACGCTCAGAATGATATTGTTGCAGAAGATTGCGATATCAGCTGTAAGCAGTCGATTGAAGATTTGTTAGGAGACACTACTTCTCCAACAGGATTAGATACGGTACCTGTTCTACTTTATTGTAAATGTGATCCATTCAAAGGGTTCGCTGTTCAGAACAACCAACAGAGAACGGTGGTCGCAAGCTTTTATTTCCGAGTGAAAAAAGTTGATGATGATTGTTGTGCAACACTTGAACTTCTAAGAGACCCAAGTGATTCTCAACAAAATTATCACGACCCTACAAAGCAGAAAACTGCTAACTTAAGAGGGACCGGACTATGTATTACGGTGGATCTGAAATGTTTCTGTCACGTCACTTGTTTACCAGCAACAAGATCCATTTCATAA
- a CDS encoding MBL fold metallo-hydrolase: MDMKQINEHCYYFSSSVNIGYVHEGDQGLIIDAGIDQSAIRKVVRQLEDHHLPITHLFITHAHADHYGGASYLRKKYGVKIIAPEMESAILNYPILEPIYMFSGNEPIEELRNKFLEGPPIDVDEVVKEGRFLEDNFDLELIATPGHSYYQLCVATHGVLFAADTYFGKKEIEKHKIPYITCATKTIESLNKLLDYSFNGAVPGHGEYEENYKETVRYNIEYHRKLLHMIYEIVQASSTNISHEELVREMCVKRKVKADQLSMFLLFRTAVTSYLTYWIYRGDIVHSIQQFRWVFHIKEEG; the protein is encoded by the coding sequence ATGGACATGAAACAGATTAATGAACATTGCTATTATTTTTCAAGCTCTGTCAATATTGGTTATGTACATGAAGGGGATCAAGGTTTAATAATTGATGCGGGAATCGATCAATCAGCTATACGGAAAGTGGTGAGACAGTTAGAGGATCACCATTTGCCAATTACGCATTTATTCATTACTCATGCCCATGCAGACCATTATGGCGGGGCTTCTTATTTGCGTAAGAAATATGGGGTAAAAATAATTGCTCCTGAAATGGAAAGTGCAATCTTGAATTATCCGATATTAGAACCAATTTATATGTTCTCAGGTAATGAGCCAATTGAAGAACTGAGAAATAAATTCCTAGAGGGTCCGCCAATTGATGTTGATGAGGTGGTGAAGGAAGGTAGGTTTCTGGAGGATAATTTTGATTTAGAGTTAATAGCAACTCCTGGTCACAGTTATTATCAACTCTGTGTTGCAACTCATGGAGTGCTATTTGCAGCAGATACTTACTTTGGTAAAAAAGAAATCGAAAAACATAAAATTCCCTATATTACGTGTGCAACAAAAACCATTGAAAGTTTAAACAAACTTCTCGATTATTCTTTTAACGGAGCAGTACCTGGTCACGGAGAATACGAAGAGAATTACAAAGAAACCGTTCGATATAATATTGAATATCATAGGAAGTTATTGCATATGATATATGAGATTGTACAAGCATCCTCAACTAATATCTCTCATGAAGAGTTAGTTAGAGAGATGTGTGTGAAACGGAAGGTTAAAGCAGATCAATTATCAATGTTCTTGCTTTTTCGAACTGCTGTCACGTCCTACCTCACTTATTGGATTTATCGAGGGGACATTGTACATTCCATCCAGCAATTCCGCTGGGTGTTTCATATAAAGGAGGAAGGTTAA
- a CDS encoding DUF421 domain-containing protein: MDFMKITVDSLVGFSALFVLTKVLGKSQITQISAFDFIAALVLGELVGNALFDPEVGISMILYAIALWGVLLYVIEWLTQKFRRTRTTLEGKPSLVIRRGKIQKDVMTKCKLDINQLMHLLRDKDVFSLKEVEYAVFETNGAISVLKKFNYQSPTNEQFNLPPQTTNLPITMISDGEIIYENLKEVELTEEEIKAELETQGLLVEDVMYAEWDKESGMFVMGY; the protein is encoded by the coding sequence ATGGATTTTATGAAAATCACAGTCGACTCATTAGTTGGTTTTTCAGCCCTATTCGTTTTAACTAAAGTACTAGGTAAGTCCCAAATCACTCAGATCAGCGCATTCGATTTTATAGCAGCACTCGTATTGGGGGAACTTGTAGGTAATGCATTGTTCGACCCCGAAGTTGGAATATCAATGATTTTATATGCTATTGCATTATGGGGGGTCTTGCTTTATGTGATTGAATGGTTGACTCAGAAATTCAGACGGACTCGGACCACCCTTGAGGGTAAGCCTTCGTTAGTCATTCGGCGCGGAAAAATACAGAAAGATGTTATGACAAAGTGTAAACTAGATATTAACCAGTTAATGCACTTATTAAGAGATAAAGACGTGTTCTCTTTAAAAGAAGTTGAATATGCTGTATTCGAAACGAATGGTGCAATCAGTGTGTTAAAAAAATTCAATTATCAATCACCTACGAATGAACAATTCAACCTCCCCCCTCAAACTACTAACCTTCCGATCACCATGATATCTGACGGGGAAATCATTTATGAAAACTTGAAGGAAGTTGAACTCACTGAAGAGGAAATCAAAGCAGAACTCGAAACCCAAGGACTTTTAGTAGAAGATGTAATGTACGCAGAGTGGGATAAAGAATCAGGAATGTTCGTGATGGGATATTAA
- a CDS encoding GNAT family N-acetyltransferase: protein MNIKQVESRQQLEDAYNIRKIVFVEEQNVPMEEEMDEHDETSIHFVGYDPEGKPVAASRLRFVDEYGKLERICVLKDVRGNHYGQQIIGEMEKRILIEGYQKAKLNGQTHAEDFYKNLGYETVSGEFMDAGIPHVTMIKKL, encoded by the coding sequence TTGAATATCAAACAAGTCGAGTCCAGACAACAATTGGAAGACGCATATAATATTCGCAAGATTGTTTTTGTAGAAGAGCAAAATGTTCCTATGGAAGAAGAAATGGATGAGCACGATGAGACCTCCATCCATTTTGTAGGATATGATCCAGAAGGCAAGCCCGTCGCAGCAAGTCGTTTGAGATTCGTTGATGAGTATGGAAAACTCGAGCGAATATGCGTACTTAAAGACGTCCGTGGTAACCATTATGGTCAACAAATCATTGGTGAAATGGAAAAGCGCATCCTTATCGAAGGCTACCAGAAAGCTAAATTGAACGGTCAAACACATGCCGAAGATTTTTATAAAAACTTAGGTTATGAAACGGTATCTGGTGAATTTATGGATGCAGGTATTCCACACGTAACAATGATTAAAAAGCTTTAG
- a CDS encoding YjcG family protein produces the protein MSKLNYGIAIFPSKEVQDVANSYRMRYDPHYSYIPPHITLKEKFQADKDEIAKIEEELEKISSQVKPFEIEIKKVSSFSPVTNTVYLKVEPNESLQTLSDKMHEGNFPDQREFSFVPHITISQDLSEDEHSDIFGSLQMSSFDLKDQIDRFQLLYQLEDKTWTVYETFKLGR, from the coding sequence TTGTCAAAATTAAACTATGGTATTGCCATCTTTCCATCTAAAGAAGTACAAGATGTTGCTAATTCCTATCGTATGAGGTACGATCCACATTATTCTTATATACCACCTCACATTACTCTAAAGGAAAAATTTCAAGCTGATAAAGATGAAATTGCAAAAATCGAAGAAGAATTAGAGAAGATCTCAAGCCAAGTCAAGCCGTTTGAAATTGAAATTAAAAAGGTAAGTTCATTCAGTCCTGTCACAAATACGGTTTACCTCAAGGTAGAACCTAACGAGAGCTTACAGACTTTGAGTGACAAAATGCATGAAGGTAATTTCCCTGATCAACGTGAATTCTCTTTCGTGCCACATATTACTATCAGTCAGGATTTATCAGAAGATGAGCACTCTGATATTTTTGGCAGCCTGCAAATGTCCAGTTTCGATTTAAAAGACCAAATTGATCGTTTCCAATTGTTATATCAATTAGAAGATAAAACTTGGACCGTGTACGAAACTTTTAAATTGGGTCGCTAA
- a CDS encoding alpha/beta hydrolase produces the protein MGRDGSMIETEIESEYMNETFTIKIYRPENYSPLYKYHLCIMQDGNDYYQLGRIARVSDKLHDEGSIENTIFAGIHYKDRYDRWDKYHPDSDKQEDYIKFLRFEVVPLLDKELPSYHVSSCRVLMGDSLGGTVSLMTALKYPNTFGKVIMQSPYVDERVMDMVKESEHLDSMSIYHTIGDEEEKVETTNGEIDDFLTPNKELQELLEKKTEDYTFYELEGKHTWKQWQKDLPRAIQTIFGV, from the coding sequence TTGGGCAGAGATGGATCAATGATTGAAACAGAGATTGAAAGTGAATACATGAATGAAACCTTCACAATCAAGATTTATCGTCCTGAAAATTACTCACCCTTATATAAATATCATTTATGCATCATGCAAGATGGAAATGACTATTATCAGCTAGGGCGAATAGCACGTGTCAGTGATAAATTACATGATGAAGGTTCTATAGAGAATACAATTTTTGCTGGCATACACTATAAAGATCGCTACGATCGTTGGGATAAATATCATCCGGATAGTGATAAACAAGAAGATTATATTAAGTTTCTTCGCTTTGAGGTTGTACCATTGTTGGACAAGGAGCTTCCTAGCTATCACGTAAGTTCATGTCGTGTGTTGATGGGTGATTCGTTAGGAGGAACAGTGTCATTAATGACTGCCTTAAAATACCCGAATACTTTCGGGAAAGTAATCATGCAATCTCCGTATGTCGATGAACGTGTAATGGATATGGTCAAAGAATCAGAACACTTAGATTCAATGTCCATATATCATACAATTGGCGATGAAGAAGAAAAAGTTGAAACGACAAACGGTGAAATTGATGACTTTTTGACACCGAATAAGGAATTGCAAGAACTATTAGAGAAAAAAACAGAAGACTATACCTTCTACGAATTAGAGGGAAAACACACTTGGAAGCAATGGCAAAAGGATTTACCCCGTGCCATTCAAACTATTTTTGGGGTATAA
- a CDS encoding phosphatidylglycerophosphatase A: MSIHSKHIKSQEVEKAARERLEERGVPIYSIAEIVYQMQKPYNASLTLETCIESVDRVLEKREIQHAILVGVELDVLAEKNQLTEPLQSLIASDEGLFGVDETIALGAALGYGSIAVTTYGHLDKQKVGIIEKLDTKDGVQCHTFLDDIVGSIAANASSRIAHKLRDEEDGLPEEEVIQREQEHNF, translated from the coding sequence ATGAGCATTCATTCGAAGCATATCAAGAGCCAAGAGGTTGAAAAAGCTGCAAGAGAGCGATTAGAAGAACGCGGGGTCCCGATTTATAGTATTGCAGAAATCGTGTATCAGATGCAGAAGCCCTATAATGCTTCATTAACATTAGAAACTTGTATAGAAAGTGTAGATCGCGTCTTGGAAAAGAGGGAGATTCAACACGCTATTCTTGTTGGTGTCGAACTAGATGTTTTAGCTGAAAAAAATCAGCTTACTGAACCTTTACAATCCTTAATCGCTAGCGATGAAGGGCTATTTGGTGTTGATGAAACAATTGCTCTAGGAGCTGCGCTCGGATATGGAAGTATTGCTGTAACAACTTATGGTCATTTAGATAAACAAAAAGTAGGAATTATAGAAAAACTCGATACGAAAGATGGAGTTCAATGCCACACATTTTTAGATGATATCGTTGGGAGTATTGCTGCTAATGCCTCAAGTAGAATAGCCCATAAACTCAGAGATGAGGAAGATGGATTACCTGAAGAGGAAGTCATCCAAAGAGAGCAAGAACATAACTTTTAA